The following are encoded together in the Candidatus Neomarinimicrobiota bacterium genome:
- a CDS encoding peptide-binding protein, whose product MKKSFLIQFLIMVVFIVLANLGLRPAEVLIDDVLGNAGGIRVDLTGDETIFESSPIGEDPQQGGTLVFAESAHPEHLNTFTSTSAAATRILDNIYETLLGYDFRTWRYDKPVLAESFSVSEDGYTLTFKIRNNVYWHDGEQLTARDVLFSLKAILNPFVDSAPTRSSFQKVTSARTEGDFIFSVTSSETHFRNQEILGGFHIIPKHVWDPEGLLDRYSVEDLLNPSVTREEAAIKGFADAFNVHPQGRPVGDDAEPIIGSGPWIFDKWITGDYISYARNNNYWNADETYEEAFSEKGAYLDKVIVKVISDATARLTALKAGELDFIPRMRAVQYFTQTNTPDFLDKFQKVSYVVPAYSYVGWNNDRPYFKDKRVRQAMTMLIDRDNYNENVAYGLGIPTIGPFYIYGKQYNHNIQRWPYDPQRAVELIEEAGWIDHDGDGIRDKDGVPFNFTFSVSSGSTSSKYLALMLKEDLRKVGIVVNIRQLEWSVYVENLRDRQFDVVSLLWIGGLEMDPYQIWHSDNIGDRGSNYMGFSHAEADSLIEEARYELDEEKRNDMYFRLQEIFHEEQPYTFMFYQRDPGAYLKEFHGVKWLPIRPGYRVNSWWRNTASVGATS is encoded by the coding sequence ATGAAGAAGTCTTTTCTTATTCAATTCTTGATAATGGTGGTGTTTATAGTTTTGGCTAACCTGGGTTTGAGACCTGCAGAGGTTCTGATAGATGATGTGTTGGGCAATGCAGGGGGTATTCGAGTAGATCTTACAGGCGATGAAACCATTTTTGAAAGCAGCCCAATTGGAGAAGATCCGCAACAGGGAGGAACACTGGTTTTTGCAGAATCAGCTCACCCTGAACATCTCAATACATTCACATCCACATCAGCAGCTGCCACCAGGATTCTGGATAACATCTATGAGACACTGCTGGGTTATGACTTCCGCACCTGGCGATATGATAAACCGGTTTTAGCCGAGAGTTTCTCGGTGAGTGAGGATGGCTATACACTCACTTTTAAAATTCGGAACAATGTCTACTGGCATGATGGCGAGCAACTTACTGCACGGGATGTCTTGTTTTCTCTTAAAGCCATTTTGAATCCTTTTGTGGATAGTGCCCCTACCAGGAGTTCCTTTCAAAAGGTGACCAGTGCTCGGACAGAAGGTGACTTTATTTTTAGTGTGACCAGTTCTGAAACCCACTTTCGAAATCAAGAAATCCTGGGTGGATTTCACATTATCCCAAAGCATGTCTGGGATCCTGAAGGATTGTTAGACAGGTATTCAGTCGAGGATTTACTTAATCCCTCTGTAACACGGGAAGAGGCAGCCATCAAGGGGTTTGCAGATGCCTTCAATGTTCATCCACAGGGAAGACCTGTGGGTGATGATGCTGAACCGATAATTGGCTCCGGTCCATGGATATTTGATAAATGGATTACTGGAGACTACATCTCATATGCTAGAAATAACAATTATTGGAACGCTGATGAGACCTATGAAGAAGCATTTTCTGAGAAGGGGGCATATCTTGACAAAGTGATTGTCAAAGTCATCAGCGATGCAACGGCGCGCTTGACAGCCCTGAAAGCAGGCGAATTAGATTTCATACCCAGAATGCGAGCAGTTCAGTACTTTACACAGACCAACACTCCTGATTTTCTAGATAAATTTCAAAAAGTGAGCTATGTGGTTCCTGCTTACAGTTATGTTGGTTGGAACAATGACCGACCCTATTTTAAAGATAAACGTGTGCGTCAGGCCATGACCATGCTCATTGATCGGGACAACTATAACGAGAATGTAGCATATGGGTTAGGTATCCCAACTATAGGTCCTTTCTACATTTATGGCAAACAATACAATCATAATATCCAGCGTTGGCCATATGATCCCCAGCGGGCAGTTGAGCTCATTGAAGAGGCGGGATGGATAGACCACGATGGTGATGGTATCCGAGATAAAGATGGTGTTCCATTCAATTTTACTTTTTCAGTGTCCTCAGGCTCCACCAGTTCAAAATATCTGGCTTTAATGCTCAAAGAGGACTTGCGGAAAGTCGGTATCGTTGTGAATATCAGGCAGTTAGAGTGGTCAGTTTATGTCGAAAATCTCCGAGATCGGCAGTTTGATGTGGTTTCATTATTGTGGATTGGAGGGCTGGAAATGGATCCTTACCAGATCTGGCATTCTGACAATATTGGAGATCGTGGATCAAACTATATGGGCTTCAGCCATGCCGAAGCTGATTCCCTTATTGAGGAAGCACGATATGAACTGGATGAGGAAAAACGAAATGACATGTATTTTCGACTTCAAGAAATATTTCATGAAGAACAGCCCTATACCTTTATGTTTTATCAGCGTGATCCAGGCGCCTATTTAAAAGAATTTCATGGTGTAAAATGGTTACCAATTCGTCCAGGGTATAGAGTGAACAGTTGGTGGCGCAATACTGCCAGCGTAGGAGCAACCTCCTGA
- a CDS encoding ABC transporter permease, with the protein MSLDKQLEYIQNWWYGGTDSTGVVRSAAKDTYQFTGFQKFKKIFTEAQYPRWLVNMMTLEFGTSIKDNRPVWDHIKESVPVSLIFTFTSFILAYLIAIPLGIYSATHQYSTGDKITTVILFILYSLPNFWVATMAIVFFGGGDFFNVFPVSGLHSLGASELGTWDYLVDMAHHVALPLLIWTYGSFSALSRYMRGSMLEVIRQDYIRTARAKGLSERVVTYKHALRNSLIPIITMLANLLPLAISGSIIIESIFSIPGMGQLSFNAVLSRDYPIIMAVTTISAMLTLFGILLSDLLYAVVDPRITFEEKR; encoded by the coding sequence ATGAGTCTGGATAAGCAACTGGAATATATTCAGAACTGGTGGTATGGTGGTACTGACTCTACAGGTGTTGTGCGCAGTGCAGCAAAAGACACCTATCAATTCACCGGTTTCCAAAAATTTAAAAAGATTTTTACTGAGGCTCAATACCCACGTTGGCTGGTCAATATGATGACCCTTGAGTTTGGGACCTCCATAAAGGATAATCGTCCAGTTTGGGATCACATCAAAGAGAGTGTGCCAGTATCCCTGATTTTCACATTTACTTCTTTTATACTTGCTTATCTAATTGCTATCCCTCTTGGTATTTACTCAGCAACACATCAGTATTCAACGGGGGATAAGATCACGACGGTGATTCTGTTTATTCTGTATTCTCTACCAAACTTTTGGGTGGCTACTATGGCCATTGTCTTTTTTGGGGGTGGAGATTTCTTCAACGTTTTCCCTGTTTCAGGCTTGCATAGTTTGGGAGCCAGCGAATTGGGTACCTGGGACTATCTGGTTGATATGGCCCATCATGTGGCTTTGCCCCTGTTGATCTGGACTTATGGTTCATTTTCAGCACTATCGCGTTATATGCGTGGATCCATGCTGGAAGTGATCCGCCAGGATTATATCAGAACTGCCCGGGCCAAGGGTCTCAGTGAACGTGTCGTGACGTATAAGCATGCATTGAGAAACTCCTTGATTCCCATCATCACCATGCTGGCCAATCTTTTACCCCTGGCAATTTCAGGTTCCATTATTATTGAATCAATTTTTTCAATTCCAGGTATGGGGCAACTCAGTTTCAATGCTGTGCTTTCAAGGGATTACCCCATTATTATGGCAGTGACTACCATCTCAGCCATGCTCACTCTGTTTGGAATATTGCTTTCAGACTTGCTTTATGCCGTAGTAGATCCTCGGATCACCTTTGAGGAGAAGCGCTAA